In one window of Streptomyces sp. NBC_01224 DNA:
- a CDS encoding DUF7144 family membrane protein has translation MASASTGPSVARDATPSSHHPFRYGWTAFAAVLMILGGAMAVFEGIAAIAKDNIFVATHNYAFQLSLTGWGWIHLILGIVIVLAGCALFTGAAWARVVGIVLAGLGALANFLWLPFYPFWSIVLIAINVFILWALCAGPQEEEGT, from the coding sequence ATGGCAAGTGCCAGCACCGGGCCGAGTGTGGCGCGTGACGCCACGCCGAGTTCGCATCATCCCTTCCGGTACGGCTGGACCGCCTTCGCGGCGGTTCTGATGATCCTCGGCGGAGCGATGGCGGTCTTCGAAGGGATCGCCGCCATCGCCAAGGACAACATCTTCGTTGCCACACACAACTATGCGTTCCAGCTCAGCCTCACCGGCTGGGGCTGGATCCACCTCATTCTGGGCATCGTCATAGTCCTCGCCGGCTGTGCGCTGTTCACCGGGGCCGCATGGGCACGCGTCGTGGGCATCGTGCTCGCAGGCCTGGGTGCACTCGCCAACTTCCTGTGGCTGCCCTTCTACCCGTTCTGGTCCATCGTGCTCATCGCCATCAACGTCTTCATCCTCTGGGCGCT